The proteins below come from a single Chryseobacterium bernardetii genomic window:
- a CDS encoding PRTRC system protein B yields MNNVIDTNKYLGMLYEPKSALVFYESLYKNEMYVEHFDMDRNGNPINAHPLTVNEAKTLAKSLVIDKEIEKAFLKSKGILANNILHINPSQKGSVIWYTKAQERQMYFVKNLEIPSGKAKVPAMLWIADKENLSVFALSNDKRPTENTTLHYAPFFNVYNDGDVCMGNVDIKIQNSTSVEEFIEQWESYFFNSYFSHLVGGHNPIDGNLVNLWKKLLKSNEAFPNEILKKNNKTLKNLLR; encoded by the coding sequence ATGAATAATGTAATTGATACCAATAAATATTTAGGAATGCTGTACGAACCAAAATCTGCATTGGTTTTTTACGAGTCCTTATATAAAAATGAAATGTATGTTGAACACTTTGATATGGACAGAAATGGAAATCCAATCAATGCACATCCGTTAACTGTAAACGAAGCAAAAACGTTAGCAAAATCTTTAGTCATTGATAAAGAAATCGAGAAAGCCTTTTTAAAGTCTAAAGGAATCTTAGCCAATAACATTTTGCATATTAACCCAAGCCAAAAAGGTTCAGTGATTTGGTACACCAAAGCACAAGAACGACAAATGTATTTTGTGAAAAATCTGGAAATACCCAGCGGAAAAGCAAAAGTTCCTGCTATGCTTTGGATTGCGGATAAAGAAAACCTTTCTGTTTTTGCATTATCAAACGATAAAAGACCAACAGAAAACACAACATTACATTACGCTCCATTCTTCAATGTTTATAACGATGGTGATGTTTGTATGGGAAATGTCGATATAAAAATTCAAAATTCAACTTCGGTAGAGGAATTTATAGAACAATGGGAGAGCTATTTTTTCAATTCTTATTTCAGCCATTTGGTAGGAGGTCATAATCCTATTGATGGGAACTTAGTAAACCTTTGGAAGAAATTGCTCAAATCAAATGAAGCGTTTCCCAATGAAATATTAAAAAAGAACAACAAAACCCTTAAAAATTTATTGCGATGA
- a CDS encoding PRTRC system ThiF family protein encodes MITTKPTVHFVDNSLLSPTNPISVNLIGGGGTGSKVLTALMEMNHSLIELGHAGLQVRLWDDDIITSANIGRQRFAECERGLYKSVALINRINRWAGTNWKAETQKFEKDSFGRFSVDAKATITMTCVDNVQARFGVAEILKEKDDYKSFSNQPKYWIDFGNGKHTGQVLLSTVGNLGQPKSEKYETRGHLPFITEEFGDLLKQSETEDDTPSCSLAEALAKQDLFINSTLAQMGCSLLWNLFCDGLTENRGFFLNLKNFHSQAIKL; translated from the coding sequence ATGATTACAACAAAACCAACCGTTCATTTTGTGGACAATTCTTTGCTTAGTCCAACGAATCCGATTTCAGTTAATCTTATCGGTGGTGGGGGAACAGGTTCAAAAGTCTTGACCGCTTTAATGGAAATGAATCACAGTCTTATTGAATTAGGACACGCAGGATTACAAGTTCGTCTTTGGGACGATGATATTATCACAAGTGCCAATATAGGAAGACAACGGTTTGCGGAATGTGAAAGAGGATTGTATAAATCCGTTGCATTAATCAACCGTATCAATCGATGGGCAGGAACCAATTGGAAAGCCGAAACCCAAAAGTTTGAAAAAGATAGTTTCGGCAGATTTTCAGTAGATGCTAAAGCAACGATTACGATGACCTGCGTAGATAATGTACAGGCAAGGTTTGGTGTTGCAGAAATTTTAAAAGAGAAAGATGATTACAAAAGTTTTAGCAATCAACCGAAGTATTGGATTGACTTTGGGAATGGTAAACATACAGGTCAGGTCTTGTTATCTACTGTAGGAAATTTAGGACAACCCAAATCCGAGAAATATGAAACAAGAGGTCATCTTCCATTTATTACTGAGGAATTTGGAGACCTGCTAAAACAATCCGAAACAGAAGATGATACACCAAGTTGCAGTCTCGCGGAAGCATTGGCAAAGCAAGATTTATTTATCAATTCAACTTTGGCTCAAATGGGATGTTCGCTTTTGTGGAATTTGTTCTGTGATGGATTAACTGAGAACAGAGGTTTTTTTCTTAATCTAAAGAACTTCCATTCTCAAGCGATTAAATTGTAG
- a CDS encoding transposase, with translation MKKLITLSVLSIAISGFGQTNCEAIKKENEALQSTNKVLTSENDYLKKVLDINKPILETETENSSYRITKVTGNRAGKNIEISFIIESKDENKKMTIEDISIVDIEGNEHKIDLYKSSKTFPELAKNVPLKLNFSFKDIQGEPLFIKIFKFKTTSQPERNTFEKTKTNLEFKDLKVVWN, from the coding sequence ATGAAAAAACTAATTACTTTATCAGTACTTTCAATTGCAATATCAGGATTTGGCCAAACAAACTGTGAAGCTATAAAAAAAGAAAACGAAGCTTTGCAATCAACCAATAAAGTTTTGACTTCTGAAAACGATTATCTAAAAAAAGTGCTTGACATCAATAAGCCAATTCTCGAAACAGAAACAGAAAATTCTTCTTATAGAATCACAAAAGTTACAGGTAATAGAGCTGGGAAAAACATTGAAATAAGTTTCATTATTGAGTCCAAGGATGAGAATAAAAAAATGACAATCGAAGATATTAGTATTGTAGATATTGAAGGTAATGAACACAAAATTGACTTGTATAAATCCAGCAAAACCTTTCCTGAATTGGCCAAAAATGTTCCTTTGAAACTAAATTTTTCATTTAAAGATATACAAGGTGAACCCTTATTTATCAAAATATTTAAATTCAAAACTACCTCACAGCCAGAGAGAAATACGTTTGAGAAAACTAAAACAAACTTAGAATTTAAAGATTTAAAAGTTGTTTGGAACTAA
- a CDS encoding DUF6876 family protein, translated as MKNPNISANDFYDNFMGTESYYSYIGKLLLTDGVITIAREESCFWFLDCIASYQFSEKFQKEEFQVWKIERIEENRFNLSATDGNDNVLATQDIEFSDFFFNEFTIWKEDNVLLLPSEH; from the coding sequence ATGAAAAATCCAAACATTTCAGCCAATGATTTTTATGACAATTTTATGGGAACAGAATCTTATTACTCCTATATAGGAAAACTGTTATTAACAGATGGTGTCATAACTATAGCTCGGGAAGAATCTTGTTTCTGGTTTCTTGACTGCATCGCATCCTACCAATTTTCAGAAAAATTTCAAAAAGAAGAATTCCAAGTCTGGAAAATCGAAAGAATTGAAGAGAATAGATTCAACCTTTCTGCGACTGACGGAAATGATAATGTTCTGGCTACACAAGATATTGAGTTTTCTGATTTCTTCTTTAATGAGTTTACAATCTGGAAAGAAGATAATGTTTTACTCCTACCAAGTGAACATTAA
- a CDS encoding bacteriophage spanin2 family protein, with protein MKNYQIFLILLLCISLTSCKTIVANPGKPLIESSIEVGRSYEVQDFNAKVLNLKITGFDKDCIYGISAKKEQISLEKAGIRQMKKWKVLNSVFVGALAIAALIFIPI; from the coding sequence ATGAAAAATTACCAAATATTTTTAATTCTGTTATTATGTATTTCATTGACCTCCTGCAAAACCATAGTAGCTAATCCTGGGAAACCATTAATTGAAAGTTCAATAGAAGTTGGCAGAAGCTATGAAGTTCAAGATTTTAATGCAAAAGTACTTAATCTAAAAATAACGGGATTTGATAAAGATTGTATCTATGGAATTTCAGCTAAGAAAGAACAGATTAGCCTTGAGAAAGCAGGCATTAGGCAAATGAAGAAATGGAAAGTATTGAATTCTGTTTTTGTTGGCGCTTTAGCAATTGCTGCTCTAATTTTTATTCCAATTTAG